GCCACTTGATCGAACAGCCACGCGAGGGGCGTTCCTCGACGGCGACCTCCCCGCCCGCGAGGGCCGACTCGATGGCCTCGCGCATGTCGTGTTCGGTCGGTTCGGCGTCGGGGTCGTGGGCGTCGTCGATCCGGCCGTGGTAGACGAGGCGAAACTCCCCTCCCTCCTCTCGAAAGAGGAACGGATCCGGCGTACAGACCGCGCCGTAGGCGCGCGCGACCTCCTGGGACTCGTCGCGCAGGTAGGCGTCGTACTCGACGGTGCCGTCGGCGACGAGTTCCTCCATTCGCTCGAAGGAGTCCTCGGGATATTCTTCGGAGTCGTTGGCGTTGATCCCGACGACCGCCACCTCGTCGTAGTCGGCCGCGATGTCGTTCAGCGGCTCGATCTTCGCCCTCGCGTAGGGACAGTGGTTGCAGGTGAAGACCACGAGGAGGAGTTCGTGATCCGCGAAATCGGTCGGGGAGTGCGTCTCGCCGTCGGTTCCGAGGAGGTCGAACTCGGGGGCCGGGTCGCCGCGTTCGAGGTCGCTGTCGGACGCTTGGAGTGCCATACCGACACTGGGGCCGACGACGGCAAAAGCGTTGACCCGCGATCACTCGACGGCCGTGAGGTAGACCGCGAGGGCAGCAAAGCCGATCCCGGCGGCCTTCCGCGCCGTGAGCGGTTCGTCGAGCGCGACGAACCCCACCAGCGAACTCGTGACGATGAACATCCCGAAGACCGGGACGACGACGCTGACCGGCCCCATCGCGAGCGCGCGGTAGTACGCGAGGATACCCACCGCGAGACAGATCCCGGCGGCGTACATGTAGGGCGCGTCGGGGTGGGTGAGGTACTCCGCGACGGGTTCCCGGGAGAAGACGACGACGGCGGCGGCACCGATCACGAGCATGGTGTTCGAGACGATGACGGCGACGTCGCTGGGCACGTCGGTCGTGGCGACGCTCATCAGCGGGGCGACGAAGGTGTACGCGAGCAGCGCCAGAAGCGCCCACAGCAGGTAGTTCATACCGAAATTTCCCCCGCGGATCCGGTATGCGTTGCGATCCCGGCAGGGTGAATATTCGGCCGGAAGCAAGCCTTATCCTCCCGGAGTCGGCTCTCCCTGTATGGAGCCGAAACGCGAACTGCTCGACGCCCTCTGTGCGAACGCCCGCACCGAGACGGCGGACCTCGCGCGCCAGACCGGCCTCTCCGAGAGCGAGGTCGAGGCGACCATCGCCGACCTCGAAGACGAGGGAACGATCCGGGGCTATCAGGCGATCGTCGACTGGGAGGCGGTCGACGAGGACCACGCCCGCGCCGCGGTCGAACTCAACGTCACGCTCGACCGCGAGACGGGCTACGCGGAGGTCTCCGAGCGCCTCGCGAAGTTCCCCGAGGTCTCCTCGCTGCACCTCGTCAGCGGGAACTACGACTTCCTGATGATCGTTGAGGCGGGTTCAGTGAGAAAGATCTCCCGGTTCGTCAGCGAGAAGGTCGCGCCCGTCCCCGAGGTGACCCAGACGGTGACCCACTTCGTGATGGAGACGTACAAGGAGGGCGGCATCGAGATGGACGGCGACGACGACGACCGCCTGTCGGTCTCGCCATGACGCGGTCGGTCCGCCCGGCGGGTCGTCGGAGGTGGCTCGCGTGAGGACCTCCGAACGCGTCGGGCGGGTTCCGCCCTCGGGGATCAGGAAGTTCTTCGAACTCGCCGAGGAGCGCGAGGACGTCATCTCGCTCGGCGTCGGCGAACCCGACTTCTCGGCGCCGTGGGCCGCCCGCGACGCCGCCATCGGTTCGCTGGAACGGGGTTTGACCTCCTACACCGCGAATCGAGGGATGCGCGAACTCCGCGAGGAGATCGCCCGCCATTGTGCGGAGCACTACGACCTGCGCTACGATCCGGGGGAGGAGATCATCGTCACCACGGGCGTCAGCGAGGGCGTCGACGTCGCACTCAGAGCGCTGGTCGACCCCGGCGACCGGGTCGCGATGGTCGATCCCTCCTACGTCTCCTACCGACCGGGCGTGTTGCTCGCCGGGGGCGAACCGCTGCCCGTGCGCACCCGCGAGGACGAGGAGTTTCGACTGACCTACGGGGCGCTTGAGCGAGCGGGCGCGAGCGAGGCCGACCTCCTCGTCCTGTGTTACCCGAACAACCCGACGGGTGCGGTCATGCGCGAGGAGCACCTCGAACCCGTCGCCGAGTTCTGCGGCGAGCACGACCTCCGGGTCCTCTCGGACGAGATCTACGCCGACCTCACCTACGAGGGCGGGCACACCTCGATCGCCACCCTCGACGGCATGCGCGAGCGCACGATCGTGTTCAACGGCTTCTCCAAGGCGTACGCGATGACCGGCCTTCGCCTCGGGTACGCCCTCGGCCCCGTCGAGGGGATCGGCGCGATGAACCGCATCCACCAGTACTCGATGCTCTCGGCGCCGACGACCGCCCAGCACGCCGCCCTCGAAGCGCTCAGGACGTGCGACGACGAGGTCGAGGAGATGGTGCGGGCGTTCAACCGTCGACGGCGGTTCGTCCTCTCTCGCTTCGAGGAGATGGGGCTGGACTGTTTCGAGGCCAAGGGCGCTTTTTACGTCTTCCCCGAGGTCCCGGGCGACGACGAGGCGTTCGCCGAGGGATTACTGGAATCGGAGGGCGTCGCCGTCGTCCCCGGCTCCGTCTTCGGCGAGGCCGGCGAGGGCCACCTCCGGGTGTCGTACGCGAGCGGCCTCCCCCGACTGAAGGAGGCGATGGACCGGATCGAGCGGTTCGTCGGTACGCGACCTCGTTGATTCCCCTCGAAGCGAGACACTTCATCTATTCGAGGTTTCAGTACAATTAACTATGAACGATGTGAATCGGAACCAGCTATGGGAGCCGACGGCGATTTCGACTGGCGTATCACGCGACGAGGAGTCATCCGGACCGCCGCGGCCGCCGGGTTGGCCGGCACCGCTGGCCTCGCGGGCGCGGATCAAACGACGACACGGCCCGTCTCGGACGGCCCCGAGTCGCCGACGCTGTCGATCGCCGACCGACTCGCGGACCGTCGGTACGTCGTAAGCGGAACCCGGGCGTACGTCGCCGGGACCCAAACTGGCCGGTTTCCGGCGATGGGCTGGCACGTCCCCGGCGAGATGGAGGGGATCTGGAGCCCGCCGATCAAACTGCTCGACGGTATCTGGTTCGATATCGACGGCGAGACGGTCGGTCCGGCGACGCGGTTCTCCCGCGGGTACGGCTTCGCCGAGATGGAACTCCCGAGGACAGGTGGCGTGGCCCTCCGACGCACCGAGGTCGTCCCGGATGACGGCCGGGCGGTGCTGATCGGGCTTCGCCTTGATGCGGGTGAGGACGAGGAGACGGTGACGCTCGGCGTCGAGGCGGCCTCGGAGCTGATGGACGCGTACCCGTGGGGCGACACCGATCCCTCCCAGGAGGCGTTCAACCTCGAAGACGAGGGCGAGTTCGACGGCGAGCGGCTGGTCTTCCGTTCGGAGGGCACGCCTCCGGTCAAGAACGCCGCCCACCGTGACTGGGCGGCCGCAGTCGGCGCAACGCTCGCCCCCACCGATGGCGAGGTCGGCGATGGCGGCGAGTTCCGCGGGCCGCAGGACGACTGGGCGGTCTACGATCCCGAGGGCGGGGGCGCGGAGTCCGACGACGCGGGTTTCGAGCGCCACGACGACTCGACGTTCGGCCGAGGTGCGGGGGGACGCCTGGAGTACGAGGTCTGCATCCCAGCAAGCGAGACACGAACGGTCTGGTTCGCGGTCGGTGGCTCCGAATCGGGTCCCGACGCGGCCATCGAGGAGTGCGAGGCGGCGCTCTCGGACCCGGAGGGGGCGCTCTCCGAAAAGGTCGAGGAGCGTCTCGAACGCCGCGAACGGACCCGCCTCGACCTGCCCGGAAACCGCCGTCTCGAGGAGGCGATCGACTGGACCAAGCAGAACCTCTCGGATCTCGTTCAGGAGTCGCGTGACCTACAAGTTCGCGTGACCAACGCAGGCGAGAACTACCCCGAACCCGCGGGAACGATCGACCGGGCGCGGTTCGTCGGCGCGGGCTATCCCGACTTCCCGTGGCTGTTCGCCGTCGACGGCGAGTACACGGCGTTCGCCAGCGTCGCGCTCGGGCAGTTCGAGCCGATCAAGGAGCATATGCGCGCGCTGCGCGACGTCAGCGAGGTCGCGAACGAAGGATCGGGAAAGGTCGTCCACGAGGTGATCACTGACGGATCGGTGTTCTACGGCGCGAACGACGATCCGGGCAACACCGACGAGACGGCGAAGTTCCCCAGCGCGGTCGCGCTGAT
The DNA window shown above is from Halalkalicoccus sp. NIPERK01 and carries:
- a CDS encoding aminotransferase class I/II-fold pyridoxal phosphate-dependent enzyme translates to MRTSERVGRVPPSGIRKFFELAEEREDVISLGVGEPDFSAPWAARDAAIGSLERGLTSYTANRGMRELREEIARHCAEHYDLRYDPGEEIIVTTGVSEGVDVALRALVDPGDRVAMVDPSYVSYRPGVLLAGGEPLPVRTREDEEFRLTYGALERAGASEADLLVLCYPNNPTGAVMREEHLEPVAEFCGEHDLRVLSDEIYADLTYEGGHTSIATLDGMRERTIVFNGFSKAYAMTGLRLGYALGPVEGIGAMNRIHQYSMLSAPTTAQHAALEALRTCDDEVEEMVRAFNRRRRFVLSRFEEMGLDCFEAKGAFYVFPEVPGDDEAFAEGLLESEGVAVVPGSVFGEAGEGHLRVSYASGLPRLKEAMDRIERFVGTRPR
- a CDS encoding thioredoxin family protein, translating into MALQASDSDLERGDPAPEFDLLGTDGETHSPTDFADHELLLVVFTCNHCPYARAKIEPLNDIAADYDEVAVVGINANDSEEYPEDSFERMEELVADGTVEYDAYLRDESQEVARAYGAVCTPDPFLFREEGGEFRLVYHGRIDDAHDPDAEPTEHDMREAIESALAGGEVAVEERPSRGCSIKWREA
- a CDS encoding EamA family transporter, with protein sequence MNYLLWALLALLAYTFVAPLMSVATTDVPSDVAVIVSNTMLVIGAAAVVVFSREPVAEYLTHPDAPYMYAAGICLAVGILAYYRALAMGPVSVVVPVFGMFIVTSSLVGFVALDEPLTARKAAGIGFAALAVYLTAVE
- a CDS encoding Lrp/AsnC family transcriptional regulator, translated to MEPKRELLDALCANARTETADLARQTGLSESEVEATIADLEDEGTIRGYQAIVDWEAVDEDHARAAVELNVTLDRETGYAEVSERLAKFPEVSSLHLVSGNYDFLMIVEAGSVRKISRFVSEKVAPVPEVTQTVTHFVMETYKEGGIEMDGDDDDRLSVSP